One window from the genome of Bufo bufo chromosome 4, aBufBuf1.1, whole genome shotgun sequence encodes:
- the LOC120997648 gene encoding transcription cofactor HES-6-like isoform X2 has translation MDRADRQTRKPLVEKRRRARINESLQELRGILADNEFQSKMENAEVLELTVKRVQRILQARSAETDQLQREASERFAAGYIQCMHEVHTFVSSCPGIDSGLAADLLNHLLESMPLSEGSLEDLVLDVLLDSPSSDSSCALSLLGSSSDDSCSDVDDVEIGKSGMETVQDNERTPDIQQPPTPSMWRPW, from the exons ACAAGGAAACCTCTTGTGGAGAAGAGGAGAAGGGCCAGGATTAATGAAAGTCTGCAGGAGCTTCGAGGAATCCTTGCTGACAATGAG TTTCAATCAAAGATGGAGAATGCAGAAGTTCTTGAGCTGACAGTAAAGCGTGTCCAACGGATCCTTCAGGCGAGATCAGCCG AAACGGACCAGTTACAGCGTGAGGCCAGTGAACGATTTGCAGCAGGTTACATCCAGTGTATGCATGAAGTGCATACCTTCGTGTCCAGCTGTCCAGGCATTGATTCTGGCTTGGCTGCTGACTTGCTTAACCATTTGCTGGAGTCCATGCCTTTGAGTGAGGGAAGTCTTGAAGATCTGGTTTTGGATGTGCTTTTGGATTCCCCATCTTCTGATTCTTCGTGTGCTCTTAGCTTGTTAGGATCATCCTCTGATGACAGCTGCTCTGATGTGGATGATGTGGAGATTGGTAAAAGTGGGATGGAAACTGTGCAGGACAATGAGAGGACCCCGGATATTCAGCAGCCTCCAACCCCTTCCATGTGGAGACCATGGTGA
- the LOC120997648 gene encoding transcription cofactor HES-6-like isoform X1 codes for MFLVVLLLTRKPLVEKRRRARINESLQELRGILADNEFQSKMENAEVLELTVKRVQRILQARSAETDQLQREASERFAAGYIQCMHEVHTFVSSCPGIDSGLAADLLNHLLESMPLSEGSLEDLVLDVLLDSPSSDSSCALSLLGSSSDDSCSDVDDVEIGKSGMETVQDNERTPDIQQPPTPSMWRPW; via the exons ACAAGGAAACCTCTTGTGGAGAAGAGGAGAAGGGCCAGGATTAATGAAAGTCTGCAGGAGCTTCGAGGAATCCTTGCTGACAATGAG TTTCAATCAAAGATGGAGAATGCAGAAGTTCTTGAGCTGACAGTAAAGCGTGTCCAACGGATCCTTCAGGCGAGATCAGCCG AAACGGACCAGTTACAGCGTGAGGCCAGTGAACGATTTGCAGCAGGTTACATCCAGTGTATGCATGAAGTGCATACCTTCGTGTCCAGCTGTCCAGGCATTGATTCTGGCTTGGCTGCTGACTTGCTTAACCATTTGCTGGAGTCCATGCCTTTGAGTGAGGGAAGTCTTGAAGATCTGGTTTTGGATGTGCTTTTGGATTCCCCATCTTCTGATTCTTCGTGTGCTCTTAGCTTGTTAGGATCATCCTCTGATGACAGCTGCTCTGATGTGGATGATGTGGAGATTGGTAAAAGTGGGATGGAAACTGTGCAGGACAATGAGAGGACCCCGGATATTCAGCAGCCTCCAACCCCTTCCATGTGGAGACCATGGTGA